In Denitratisoma sp. DHT3, one DNA window encodes the following:
- a CDS encoding NTP transferase domain-containing protein has translation MIFGEFDLPQAEGLRLAHTLKRPGLSLRKGRVLSAADITALAAAGVERVTGARLEPDELNENEAAAAIAELLAGDLLAPRNAYTGRCNLHARAAGVLVVDRERIDALNRLDEAITVGTLPPYALARRDQVVASVKIIPFAVSRALLAAWREILGGRPPLRLAALAPRRAALILSRGDGPPERLLDSTAAVTRQRLAGLGSTLELELRCAHTVPAVTTAVGQVLAAGCELVLVSGATVTKDRGDVVPAAIVAAGGQVEHFGMPVEPGNMLLLGRVGAVPVVNMPGCARSRRRNGLDWVLQRLLADLPLGSPEIRGMGVGGLIRSPFEVDESGGETPAPLPQGAAPPRIAALVLAAGRSSRMGERNKLLCPVEGVPMVRRAVESALASRCAQVMVVSGHQSREVLAALEGCAVSRVFNPDYAAGMASSLRVGLQALPADTDGVLVLLADMPWVAAAHLDQLIAAFDPARPEILVPERDGRRGNPVLWPRHDFAELERIEGDVGGRVLMQRHEERVRGVRFASDAIFADVDTPQALAETVRP, from the coding sequence GTGATCTTCGGTGAATTCGACCTGCCGCAGGCCGAGGGGCTGCGCCTGGCGCACACTCTGAAACGCCCCGGCCTGTCGCTGCGCAAGGGCCGCGTCCTGAGCGCCGCCGACATCACCGCACTGGCGGCGGCCGGCGTCGAACGGGTAACGGGCGCGCGCCTGGAGCCCGATGAGCTGAACGAGAATGAGGCCGCCGCCGCGATCGCCGAGTTGCTGGCCGGCGACCTGCTCGCGCCGCGCAACGCCTACACCGGCCGCTGCAATCTCCACGCCCGCGCGGCGGGGGTGTTGGTGGTGGACCGGGAGCGCATCGACGCCCTGAACCGGCTGGACGAGGCCATCACCGTCGGCACTCTGCCGCCCTACGCGCTGGCGCGGCGCGACCAAGTGGTGGCCAGCGTCAAGATCATTCCCTTCGCCGTTTCCCGCGCCTTGCTCGCCGCTTGGCGCGAGATCCTCGGCGGCCGGCCGCCGCTGCGCCTGGCGGCGCTGGCGCCGCGCCGCGCGGCCCTGATTCTGAGTCGTGGGGATGGTCCGCCGGAGCGGCTGCTGGACAGCACCGCGGCGGTGACGCGCCAGCGCCTCGCGGGCCTGGGCAGCACGCTGGAGCTGGAATTGCGCTGCGCCCACACGGTTCCGGCCGTGACCACGGCCGTCGGCCAGGTGCTCGCGGCCGGCTGCGAACTGGTGCTGGTTTCCGGCGCGACCGTGACCAAGGATCGGGGCGACGTGGTGCCGGCCGCCATCGTCGCCGCCGGCGGCCAGGTCGAGCACTTCGGCATGCCGGTCGAGCCCGGCAACATGCTGCTGCTGGGGCGGGTGGGGGCGGTGCCGGTGGTGAATATGCCCGGCTGCGCCCGCTCCCGCCGCCGCAATGGCCTGGACTGGGTGCTGCAACGGCTGCTGGCGGACCTGCCCCTGGGCAGTCCGGAGATTCGCGGCATGGGCGTGGGCGGCCTGATCCGCAGTCCCTTCGAGGTGGACGAGAGCGGTGGCGAGACGCCCGCGCCGCTGCCGCAGGGCGCCGCGCCGCCGCGCATCGCCGCCCTGGTGCTGGCGGCGGGGCGCTCCAGCCGCATGGGGGAACGGAACAAGCTGCTCTGCCCGGTGGAGGGCGTGCCGATGGTGCGGCGGGCGGTGGAGTCGGCGCTGGCGTCGCGTTGCGCTCAGGTGATGGTGGTCAGCGGCCATCAATCGCGCGAGGTACTGGCGGCGCTCGAGGGTTGCGCCGTCTCCCGGGTGTTCAATCCCGACTACGCCGCGGGCATGGCGAGTTCGCTGCGGGTCGGCCTGCAGGCGCTGCCGGCCGATACCGACGGGGTGCTGGTGCTGCTCGCCGACATGCCCTGGGTCGCCGCCGCCCATCTCGACCAGTTGATCGCCGCCTTCGATCCGGCACGGCCCGAGATCCTGGTGCCCGAGCGCGACGGCCGGCGCGGCAATCCGGTGCTCTGGCCGCGGCATGACTTCGCCGAACTGGAGCGGATCGAGGGCGACGTCGGCGGGCGCGTGCTGATGCAGCGTCACGAGGAACGGGTGCGGGGCGTCCGCTTCGCCTCCGACGCGATCTTCGCCGACGTGGATACGCCCCAGGCGCTGGCGGAGACGGTGCGCCCATGA
- a CDS encoding aminotransferase class V-fold PLP-dependent enzyme → MSFDPRQIRLQFPLLTGNGGLHYLDNAATSQIHQSALGALVRHETTARANVQRGSYPLAEAASAAYAEARRQAAAFLNAPDADEVVFTSGATAALNLAAASLGASLRPGDEVLVSMAEHHSNLLPWQQLQTRRGITLRLLPLTDEGRLDLAALPDCVGERCRLIAVTHASNVTGAVTDVAAVVAAARRVGARVLLDGAQRVPHGPVDVQALGVDFYAFSGHKCFGPGGIGVFWGRADLLAGMPPFMTGGGMVQRLDPQGIEPPVFLDPPARFEAGTPPIAPAVGLGAALAWMAELPWESIERHERMLTERLLRGLAAVDGLRLLGPANLAQRLPVVSFAIDGIHPHDLCQVLGERGVALRGGHHCARPLLAHLGEEGATRASIALYNDVADIDALLNGLDAAIGVLR, encoded by the coding sequence ATGAGCTTCGATCCGCGCCAGATTCGCCTGCAATTCCCACTGCTGACCGGAAACGGCGGGCTGCACTATCTCGACAACGCCGCCACCAGCCAGATCCACCAGTCGGCGCTGGGGGCGCTGGTCCGGCACGAGACCACGGCCCGGGCCAATGTGCAGCGGGGCAGCTATCCGCTGGCGGAGGCCGCCAGCGCCGCCTATGCCGAGGCGCGGCGCCAGGCCGCCGCCTTCCTCAACGCGCCGGATGCCGACGAGGTGGTGTTCACCTCCGGCGCCACGGCGGCGCTGAACCTGGCGGCCGCCTCCCTCGGCGCATCGCTGCGGCCGGGCGACGAGGTGCTGGTGTCGATGGCGGAGCATCACAGCAACCTCCTGCCCTGGCAGCAGTTGCAGACCCGGCGCGGCATCACCCTGCGCCTGCTGCCTCTCACCGACGAGGGTCGGCTCGACCTGGCGGCGCTGCCCGACTGCGTCGGCGAGCGCTGCCGGCTGATCGCGGTGACCCACGCATCCAACGTCACCGGCGCCGTCACCGACGTGGCGGCGGTGGTCGCGGCCGCCCGGCGGGTGGGCGCGCGGGTATTGCTCGACGGCGCCCAGCGGGTGCCGCACGGGCCGGTGGATGTGCAGGCGCTGGGCGTGGATTTCTACGCCTTCTCCGGCCACAAGTGCTTCGGCCCCGGCGGCATCGGCGTGTTCTGGGGACGCGCCGACCTGCTGGCGGGAATGCCGCCCTTCATGACCGGCGGCGGCATGGTGCAACGGCTAGACCCGCAGGGCATCGAGCCGCCGGTCTTCCTCGATCCGCCCGCACGTTTCGAGGCCGGCACGCCGCCCATCGCCCCGGCCGTCGGCCTGGGCGCGGCCCTGGCCTGGATGGCGGAGTTGCCTTGGGAGTCGATCGAGCGCCACGAACGGATGTTGACGGAGCGCCTGCTGCGCGGGCTGGCGGCGGTCGACGGCCTGCGCCTGCTGGGACCGGCGAATCTGGCGCAGCGGCTGCCGGTGGTGTCCTTCGCCATCGACGGCATCCATCCCCACGACCTCTGCCAGGTGCTGGGAGAACGTGGCGTGGCGCTGCGCGGCGGGCACCATTGCGCCCGGCCGCTGCTGGCGCATCTGGGCGAGGAGGGGGCGACCCGCGCCAGCATCGCCCTCTACAACGACGTGGCCGACATCGATGCCCTGCTGAACGGGCTCGACGCGGCGATCGGAGTGCTGCGATGA
- a CDS encoding iron-sulfur cluster assembly scaffold protein — translation MSAALYHEALKALAQAAHGAGRLEAADVSLRLDNPLCGDRIDLHLRWDGDRIVALAHETKGCLLCRASASILGLRAPGCGVEDIRRAAAELDALLAGGTEKPSWIELEVFTPVAAHPSRHGCVTLPWRALSQLLSAAAPN, via the coding sequence ATGAGTGCCGCCCTGTATCACGAAGCCCTCAAGGCCCTGGCCCAGGCCGCCCATGGGGCGGGTCGTCTGGAGGCTGCCGACGTCAGCCTGCGTCTGGACAACCCCCTGTGCGGCGATCGCATCGATCTGCATCTGCGCTGGGATGGTGACCGCATCGTCGCCCTGGCCCACGAGACCAAGGGCTGCCTGCTGTGTCGGGCGTCGGCCTCCATCCTCGGCCTGCGGGCGCCGGGTTGCGGCGTGGAGGATATCCGCCGGGCGGCCGCCGAACTGGACGCCCTGCTGGCGGGCGGGACGGAAAAACCGAGCTGGATCGAACTGGAGGTCTTCACGCCGGTAGCCGCCCATCCCAGCCGCCATGGCTGCGTGACGCTGCCCTGGCGGGCGTTGAGTCAGCTGTTGTCAGCTGCTGCGCCCAACTGA
- a CDS encoding electron transfer flavoprotein subunit beta/FixA family protein gives MRIVVCVKEVLDPNAVNNYVLAGNLKFAADGKTPEVAAVPRLINGFDEQAMEAALRLRDAGVDCKIVAVSIGQDLKDLLKHCAALGADEIVSIDAGGAEIDGQVIANLLAAYIKSSGGADLVLCGRQASDDDQGVVPILIAEQLGMAVAPLARAVEYNGGVLKVTRATPDGDEVVEGKTPAVITVSNELGTPRFPSAKAKMAARKMAPTELAASALLPADQLQPAVVLTRQFVPEVQGNCEFLSGASPAELAQQLLQKLRNDRVI, from the coding sequence ATGCGTATCGTGGTGTGTGTGAAGGAAGTGCTGGACCCCAACGCGGTGAACAACTACGTGCTGGCGGGCAACCTGAAGTTCGCGGCGGACGGCAAGACGCCGGAAGTGGCGGCGGTGCCGAGGCTGATCAACGGCTTCGACGAGCAGGCGATGGAAGCCGCGCTGCGCCTGAGGGATGCGGGCGTGGATTGCAAGATCGTGGCCGTGTCCATCGGCCAGGACCTGAAGGATCTGCTCAAGCACTGCGCGGCGCTGGGCGCCGACGAGATCGTGTCGATCGATGCCGGCGGTGCCGAGATCGACGGCCAGGTGATCGCCAACCTTCTGGCGGCCTACATCAAGAGCAGCGGCGGCGCCGACCTGGTGCTGTGCGGCCGCCAGGCCTCGGACGACGACCAGGGCGTGGTGCCGATCCTGATCGCCGAGCAGCTGGGGATGGCGGTGGCGCCGCTGGCGCGGGCGGTGGAATACAACGGCGGCGTGCTGAAGGTGACGCGCGCCACGCCGGACGGCGACGAAGTGGTGGAGGGCAAGACGCCGGCGGTGATCACGGTGAGCAACGAGCTGGGCACGCCGCGCTTCCCGTCGGCGAAGGCGAAGATGGCGGCGCGCAAGATGGCGCCGACGGAGCTCGCCGCGTCCGCGCTGCTGCCCGCCGACCAGCTGCAGCCGGCCGTGGTGCTGACCCGGCAGTTCGTCCCCGAGGTGCAGGGCAATTGCGAGTTCCTCTCCGGCGCCTCCCCCGCCGAGCTCGCTCAGCAGCTCCTCCAGAAGCTCCGCAACGATCGCGTCATCTGA
- a CDS encoding nitronate monooxygenase yields the protein MSGPLHTQLCEKLGIEYPVVAFTHCKDVAVAVINAGGFAVLGEALHTPDQIAADIKWIKERIGGKPFGIDLVLPSSVPEEKTVDELLAMIPPGHRDFEQMIKQKYNVPDPKIAPDIHHWGGLDQKRALAQLDVVFDERVPVFASGLGSPAFLLKRAHELGMQVWGLVGKPRQAKKQIEAGTDVIIAQGFDAAGHTGNIGTFSIVPQVVDQARGTGVPVIAAGGVTTGRHLAAALALGADGVWTGSLWLASRESDVNLPLKERLIEAETDDTVYSNCISGYTMRTTRCPWHNEWLAEGAPEPLKPPLQMILSSNYIQGSLDYQRKDLMTEAAGQGIHYVKEMKPARQILSDIVEEALDVFDRFADA from the coding sequence ATGAGCGGTCCGCTGCATACCCAACTGTGCGAGAAACTGGGCATCGAATATCCCGTCGTCGCCTTCACCCACTGCAAGGACGTGGCGGTGGCCGTGATCAACGCCGGCGGTTTCGCCGTGCTGGGCGAAGCCCTGCACACCCCGGACCAGATCGCGGCCGACATCAAGTGGATCAAGGAGCGCATCGGCGGCAAGCCCTTCGGCATCGACCTGGTGCTGCCGTCCTCCGTGCCGGAAGAGAAGACCGTCGACGAACTGCTGGCGATGATCCCCCCGGGCCATCGCGACTTCGAGCAGATGATCAAGCAGAAGTACAACGTGCCCGATCCCAAGATCGCGCCCGACATCCACCACTGGGGCGGCCTCGACCAGAAGCGCGCCCTGGCCCAGCTGGACGTGGTGTTCGACGAGCGCGTTCCCGTCTTCGCCTCCGGCCTGGGCTCCCCCGCCTTCCTGCTCAAGCGCGCCCATGAGCTGGGCATGCAGGTCTGGGGTCTGGTGGGCAAGCCGCGCCAGGCCAAGAAGCAGATCGAGGCCGGCACCGACGTCATCATCGCCCAGGGCTTCGATGCCGCCGGCCACACCGGCAACATCGGCACCTTCTCCATCGTGCCCCAGGTCGTTGACCAGGCCCGCGGCACCGGCGTGCCCGTGATCGCTGCCGGCGGCGTCACCACCGGCCGCCACCTGGCCGCCGCCCTGGCGCTGGGCGCCGACGGCGTGTGGACCGGTTCCCTGTGGCTGGCCTCGCGCGAATCCGACGTCAATCTGCCGCTGAAGGAACGCCTGATCGAGGCCGAGACCGACGACACCGTCTACTCCAACTGCATCTCCGGCTACACCATGCGCACCACGCGCTGCCCGTGGCACAACGAGTGGCTCGCCGAGGGCGCCCCCGAGCCGCTGAAGCCGCCCCTGCAGATGATCCTGTCCTCGAACTACATCCAGGGCTCGCTGGACTACCAGCGCAAGGACCTGATGACCGAAGCCGCGGGCCAGGGCATCCACTACGTGAAGGAAATGAAGCCGGCGCGCCAGATCCTGTCCGACATCGTCGAGGAAGCCCTCGATGTCTTCGACCGCTTCGCCGACGCCTGA
- a CDS encoding FAD binding domain-containing protein — MKPAPFEYHAPATLAEAVNLLQQYEDDGIDAKILAGGQSLMPMLALRVARPDVLIDLRQVAGLTGVREEDGMLVVGAMEPKQTMVDAPLVRQRQPLFQAASEWVGHRQIRNRGSVGGSFAHADPASEYPAVALVLGMEMKAVGPDGERIIPADEFFVTYMTTALESTEVLAEVRIPVMAPGTRWAIQEMARRNGDLALAGVTLTLRMEGGLCSDARIAAFGVNATAVRLTAAEEALEGQPADAALFARAAAAGAEALEEPMTCIHASADYRRHLVKVLTERCLAEAVGRSA, encoded by the coding sequence ATGAAGCCGGCTCCTTTCGAATACCACGCTCCGGCCACCCTGGCCGAGGCGGTGAATCTCCTGCAGCAATATGAAGACGACGGCATCGACGCCAAGATCCTGGCCGGTGGCCAGAGCCTGATGCCGATGCTGGCCTTGCGGGTGGCGCGTCCCGACGTGCTGATCGACCTGCGCCAGGTGGCGGGGCTGACCGGCGTCCGCGAGGAAGACGGCATGCTCGTCGTCGGCGCGATGGAACCCAAGCAGACCATGGTGGACGCTCCCCTGGTACGGCAGAGGCAACCCCTGTTCCAGGCCGCATCCGAATGGGTCGGTCACCGTCAGATCCGCAACCGCGGCTCCGTGGGCGGCTCCTTCGCCCATGCCGATCCCGCCTCCGAATATCCCGCCGTGGCCCTGGTGCTGGGGATGGAGATGAAAGCCGTGGGGCCTGACGGCGAACGGATCATTCCCGCCGACGAATTCTTCGTCACCTACATGACCACGGCCCTGGAGAGCACCGAGGTGCTGGCCGAGGTACGGATTCCCGTCATGGCGCCAGGCACCCGCTGGGCGATCCAGGAAATGGCCCGGCGCAACGGCGACCTGGCGCTGGCCGGCGTGACGCTGACCCTGCGGATGGAAGGCGGCCTGTGCAGCGATGCGCGGATCGCGGCCTTCGGCGTGAACGCCACGGCGGTGCGGCTGACGGCGGCGGAAGAGGCCCTGGAGGGCCAGCCCGCCGATGCCGCGCTCTTCGCCCGGGCGGCGGCGGCCGGGGCCGAGGCACTGGAAGAGCCCATGACCTGCATTCACGCTTCGGCGGACTACCGGCGGCACCTGGTGAAGGTTCTCACCGAGCGCTGCCTCGCCGAGGCGGTCGGGCGTTCCGCCTGA
- a CDS encoding (2Fe-2S)-binding protein has product MTTKHPVSVKVNGIRYEREVEARLTLADFLRHELALGGTHVGCEHGICGVCTVLIDGRSARSCLTLAVQIDGAEVTTVEGLRNRETGGLHPIQQAFVEAHGLQCGFCTPGFIMTTLELLRENPDPSEEEIKEALGGNLCRCTGYQSILESVKLAAAKLRETQGA; this is encoded by the coding sequence ATGACAACCAAACATCCCGTAAGCGTCAAGGTCAACGGCATTCGCTACGAACGCGAAGTGGAGGCCCGCCTGACACTGGCCGATTTCCTGCGCCACGAACTGGCCCTGGGGGGCACCCACGTCGGCTGCGAGCACGGCATCTGCGGCGTCTGCACCGTGCTGATCGACGGCCGCTCCGCGCGCTCCTGCCTGACCCTGGCGGTCCAGATCGACGGCGCCGAAGTGACCACCGTGGAAGGCCTGCGCAACCGCGAGACCGGCGGCCTGCACCCGATCCAGCAGGCCTTCGTCGAGGCCCACGGCCTGCAATGCGGTTTCTGCACCCCCGGCTTCATCATGACGACCCTGGAACTCCTGCGCGAGAATCCGGACCCCAGCGAGGAGGAGATCAAGGAAGCCCTGGGGGGCAACCTGTGCCGCTGCACCGGCTACCAGAGCATCCTGGAATCGGTGAAGCTGGCGGCGGCGAAGCTGCGCGAAACCCAGGGCGCCTGA